One Oryza glaberrima chromosome 11, OglaRS2, whole genome shotgun sequence genomic region harbors:
- the LOC127754889 gene encoding argininosuccinate synthase, chloroplastic-like, translating to MVENCLVGMKSHGVYETPGDTIMAAAVRELESLTLDREIMQWKYILALKYTKLVYVGRWFDPLQQSMDAFMEKVTETTTGSVTLKLYKGSVNIASRKSPYILYGEDISSFENGKIYNQAKTLRDSSGCMVSPHECEQC from the coding sequence ATGGTGGAAAACTGTCTTGTTGGCATGAAATCGCACGGTGTCTACGAGACCCCTGGTGACACCATAATGGCAGCTGCCGTTCGTGAGCTCGAGTCCCTGACCCTTGATAGGGAGATCATGCAGTGGAAATACATTCTTGCCCTCAAGTACACCAAGTTGGTTTATGTTGGCCGCTGGTTCGACCCGCTCCAGCAATCCATGGATGCCTTCATGGAGAAGGTTACCGAGACAACAACTGGTTCGGTTACCCTCAAGTTGTACAAGGGTTCAGTAAACATTGCATCCCGGAAGAGCCCCTACATCCTGTACGGGGAGGACATTTCCTCGTTCGAGAATGGAAAGATATATAACCAGGCAAAAACGCTGAGGGATTCATCAGGTTGTATGGTCTCCCCACACGAGTGCGAGCAGTGCTAG